A genomic region of Armatimonadota bacterium contains the following coding sequences:
- the nrdR gene encoding transcriptional repressor NrdR: MICPYCGHRELRVLDSRPARNGEAVRRRRQCVECNRRFTTFEEPEKPRLFVVKRGGPREEYDRKKVLSGMQQACHKRSVPVEDIQAAVDRVERDIYDLCQLEVTSTQIGNRVMEELLKLDGVAFVRFASVYQEFESPQEFAKVVAAIRKAKDDVNDPGVAASIIKQLI; this comes from the coding sequence ATGATTTGTCCTTACTGCGGCCACCGAGAACTCAGGGTTCTCGACTCACGACCTGCAAGGAACGGAGAGGCGGTTCGACGCCGACGCCAGTGCGTCGAGTGCAACCGTAGATTTACGACGTTCGAAGAGCCGGAAAAGCCGCGATTATTCGTCGTGAAGCGCGGAGGGCCGCGCGAGGAGTACGACCGCAAGAAGGTACTCAGCGGCATGCAGCAGGCGTGCCACAAGCGGTCGGTGCCGGTCGAAGATATCCAGGCGGCAGTCGATAGAGTCGAGCGCGATATCTACGATCTCTGCCAGCTCGAAGTCACGTCCACGCAGATCGGGAATCGCGTCATGGAGGAGCTGCTCAAGCTCGACGGCGTCGCGTTTGTGCGGTTCGCCAGCGTGTACCAGGAGTTCGAGAGCCCGCAGGAGTTCGCGAAGGTCGTCGCCGCGATCCGGAAGGCGAAGGACGACGTGAACGACCCCGGCGTCGCCGCATCGATCATCAAACAACTGATTTAG